A window of Aeromicrobium duanguangcaii genomic DNA:
CGATCTCGACCACCTCGGGCAGCCGGGCGGTGATGTCGTCGAGGCTGCGGGTGACCACGAGCACGGCGTCGCCGTCACGGTGGACCTGGATGCGGATCCCGTCGAGCTTGGCGTCGACGGCGACCTCGGTGCGGCCGTCGGGGGAGAGGCTGGCCATGGCTGCCGCCACGTCGGGCGCGCTGGAGGCCAGCATCGGCATGACCGGCCGGCCGACCTCGAGGCCGATCGCGGCCAGTGCCCCCTCGCCCTCGAAGGCGGCTGCGGCGGCGGCGACCGTGCTGCCGGCGAGCATCGCCGCGCGGCGGACGGTGGCCACCGGGACCTCGGCGACCTGCGCGACCGCCTCCTGCGTGACGGCGTCGAGCGCGCCCTGGCGCAGGTTGCCCGTGACGATGGCCCGCAGCCACTCCTGCTCGGCGGCGGTGGCTCGTCCGAACAGGTCGGCGACGGCCTGCCGGCGCGCGTCCTGCGACCCGGGTCCGGACAGCCGCGACATCACCTCGAACGCCTCATCGACCTCGAGGACGCTGAGCGAGGGCTCGTCGGCCGGTGGCACCGTCGCGCTCACGCCCCGCCAGCCCAAGCCGGTGCGTCGCTGGCGCAGCGCACCGCCGAGGTAGGACACGACGGTCGCGAGCTCGTCAGGCTCGACGCGGCGGAGCAGGTCGGCGAGCAGCGCGACCTTCGCCTTCCGCGATCGGGTGGCGGCGACCTCGGAGGAGGTGGCGACGAGCTCGGCGAGCAGCATGCCCCCATCCTGCCGCTCGTCACGGACAGTCGCTGGCCCCGAACGGGCAGGATGGGGAACGTGAAGACCGGTCGGATCAGGGAGCGCTTCGCCGGCCGGATCGCCGGGGTCGGCAGCACGAGCGGCATCCGGGTCGTCGTCGGCCGTTGGGACTCCTCACCGTGGGGCGCGTTCGCGGACGTGATGCTCGAGGACGCGACCGGTCATCGCGTCCTGCTGGCGCCGTCCGACCGGGTGCAGGACTTCGTCGCGGCGACCTACGCGTTCGACGAGCACGTCATCGAGCCCGTGGCGGTGACGGACACTGCCGACGGATGGGAGGTCTCGACGCCGTCACTGACGCTGCGCCTGGTCTTCGGAGGTCGGACGCCGCTGGGTGCGCTGCTCGGACTCGTGCCGCCGCGCGTCGCGACCGCGCCCGCATGGTGCTCGGCCATCGACCCGGTCGCGCGGGTCGTGATGAAGGGCGTGCGCACGCGCGGAACCGCCGGCAACGACCGCCGCGAGTGGTACGGCGCGACGTCGGTCGTCTCCGTCGACTCGATCGACGGCAGCTGGCGGGGGACCGACCTCGGGGCTCTCGCCCCGGTCGACCCGCCCTGCCGCTTCGGCTTCTCGAGCACCCCCGCGACGCCGTCGGTGACGAGGGTCGTGACGACGATCGAGCGGTTGGCCTAGCCCGTCACCAGGTGTCGACGTAGCGGTGCGATCCCTCGCCGGACCAGTCGCCGAGGGTCGCCACGATCCAGCGACGCGTGTCGGCCGGGTCGATGACCTCGTCCAGCTCGAGCTTCATCGCGCCGTTGATCGCCTTGCCGGCCTCGTAGTGCTGGGCGACGAGCTCCTCGTAGCGCTCGGCCCGGGCCTGCTCGTCCTCGATGGCGGCCAGCTCCTTGGAGAAGCCGAGCCGGACCGCACCCTCGAGCCCCATGCCCCCGATCTCACCCGTCGGCCACGAGACCGTGGCGGTGGTCTGTGCGAAGCCGCCAGCGGCCATCGCCTGCGCGCCCAGCCCGTAGGCCTTGCGCAGGACGATCGTCGTGATCGGCACCGTCAGGTGCGAGGCGATCACGAACAGCCGGCTGAAGTGGCGGACGGTCGCGGTCTGCTCGCTCTCGGGCCCGACCATGAAGCCGGGGGTGTCACACAGCGAGACGACCGGCAGGCCGTGCGCGTCGCACAGCTGCAGGAAGCGGGCCATCTTGTCGGCGGCGTCGGCGTCGATCGCGCCGCCGAGGTGGGCGGGATTGTTCGCGACCAGGCCGTAGGGACGGCCCTCGATCCGCACCAGGGCGGTGATCGCGCCGGTGCCGAACTCGCGGCGCAGCTCGAGCACGCTGTCGGTGTCGACGAGGGCGTCGATGACGGTGCGGATGTCGTAGACCTGCTTGCGGTTCTCGCCGATGACGTGGCGCAGGCGCCGCTGATCGGCGGCGTCCCACGCGGTACGGCCACCCTGGAAGTAGGAGAGGTAGCGCTGGGCCACGCTGATCGCCTCGGCGTCATCGCCGACGACGATGTCGACCACCCCGTTCGGGGCCTGGACCGACATCGGGCCGATCTGCTCGGGGGTGAAGACGCCGAGTCCGCCGCCCTCGATCATCGCGGGACCGGCCATGCCGAGGTTGGAGTCCTCCGTGCCGATGATGACGTCGCAGCAGCCGAGGAGGGCCGCGTTCCCGGCGAAGCAGCGGCCCGTGAGGATGCCGACCGTCGGCACGACGCCGCTCAGCGAGCCCATCGTGGCGAAGGTCCGCACGTTCAGGCCGGCGGCCATCAGGTCGGCCGTGTCGGTGTCACCGGGGCGGCCGCCGCCGCCCTCGGCGAACAGGACCACCGGCAGCTTCCGGTCGCGGGCCAGCTCGAGCAGACGGTCGGTCTTCTTGTGGTTGAAGTAGCCCTGCGTGCCGGCGAGCACGGTGTAGTCGTACGCCAGGACGGCGCAGCGCCGCGCGTCGCCGGAGTCGTCGCCGTTGATCGTGCCGAGCCCGGTGATGATGCCGTCGGCGGGCGTGTTGTCCATGAGGTCGTCGAGGCTGCGGCGCTGCCGCTGGGCGGCGACCGTCAGCGAGCCGTACTCGGTGAAGGTGCCCTCGTCGACGAGCAGGCCGACCCACTCGCGCGCCGTGAGGTGGCCGCGGGCGTGCCGCTTCGCGACGGCCTCGGTGCGGGCGGCGTCGCGGGTGCGGGCGATCCGGTCGCGGAGCTCCGCGAGGTCCGGACGGATGTGGTCGAGGTCGATCTCTGCGTCCTCGGCGTGCTGGTGGTCGACGGAGTCGTCGGGTGCGACCACGGCGATCGGCTGACCGGCGGCCACCTGCTCACCGGCCGCGACCAGGACCTCGGTGACGGTGCCGGCGAACCCGGCGGTGACGGGGTGCTCCATCTTCATCGACTCGAGGGTGGCGAGCGGCGTCCGGGGCCCGACCGTGTCGCCGGGCTTCACCGCCACGGCCAGCACGGTGCCGTTCATGACCGAGGACACGGTGCCCGACTCGTCGGTGGTGCGCTCGGCGTCGGCCCGATCGGCGAGCAGTCGGTCGAGCCACGCCGTGGTGACCTCGCCGCTGCGGACGGCGTCGTGCGCCAGCAACTCGCGCAGGAGCGGGACGTTGGTCCGCACGCCGTCGATCCGCAGGGCGGCGACCGCCGCGTCGGCGTCGGCGCAGGCGGCCGCGTGGTCGCCCTCGGTGACGGTGACGACCTTCGCGAGGAGGGAGTCGAAGGTGCCGTCGACGACGGTGCCCGCGGCGATGCCGGTGTCGACCCGGACGCCCTCGGGGGCCGAGAAGTCGGTGACGGTGCCGGTGGTGGAGACGACCGTGCCCCCGACGACCTCCTCGGCGTTGACGCGCGACTGGATCGCGACGACGCCGGGACGGGGCTGCACGTCGGTCGGCACGCCCGCCTCGTCGAGCCCGTGGCCGGCCGCGACCAGCAGCTGGGCACGCACGAGGTCGGTGCCGGTGACCTCCTCGGTGACGGTGTGCTCGACCTGGAGCCGGGGGTTGACCTCGATGAACACCGCGTCGAGTGGACCGCCGCGGCGCAGCAGATCGGCGTTGACGAGGAACTCGACCGTGGCCAGGCCGCGGTAGCCCAGCGGAGCGATGAGTTCCTTGGCCCACGTGGTCAGCTGCTGCCGGTGCGTGTCGGTCAGCGACGGACTGGGGGCCACCTCGATCACCTTCTGGTGTCGCCGCTGGACCGAGCACTCGCGCTC
This region includes:
- a CDS encoding acetyl-CoA carboxylase family protein, translating into MQVLIANRGEIAVRIERAVRALGWTAQRVHTDDEAASADAESWLLPRSGVAGHLDVEGVVGAAVLSGSDLVHPGYGFLSESAELARACAAAGVGFVGPDPRILELFGDKGLAREHAVARGVPVLDATDRDASLAEVAALLDRHPSGIMIKAVSGGGGRGMRPVTDPADLADAYERCRSEAERAFGNAAVYAERLLGSAKHIEVQVLGDGSGVVTLGERECSVQRRHQKVIEVAPSPSLTDTHRQQLTTWAKELIAPLGYRGLATVEFLVNADLLRRGGPLDAVFIEVNPRLQVEHTVTEEVTGTDLVRAQLLVAAGHGLDEAGVPTDVQPRPGVVAIQSRVNAEEVVGGTVVSTTGTVTDFSAPEGVRVDTGIAAGTVVDGTFDSLLAKVVTVTEGDHAAACADADAAVAALRIDGVRTNVPLLRELLAHDAVRSGEVTTAWLDRLLADRADAERTTDESGTVSSVMNGTVLAVAVKPGDTVGPRTPLATLESMKMEHPVTAGFAGTVTEVLVAAGEQVAAGQPIAVVAPDDSVDHQHAEDAEIDLDHIRPDLAELRDRIARTRDAARTEAVAKRHARGHLTAREWVGLLVDEGTFTEYGSLTVAAQRQRRSLDDLMDNTPADGIITGLGTINGDDSGDARRCAVLAYDYTVLAGTQGYFNHKKTDRLLELARDRKLPVVLFAEGGGGRPGDTDTADLMAAGLNVRTFATMGSLSGVVPTVGILTGRCFAGNAALLGCCDVIIGTEDSNLGMAGPAMIEGGGLGVFTPEQIGPMSVQAPNGVVDIVVGDDAEAISVAQRYLSYFQGGRTAWDAADQRRLRHVIGENRKQVYDIRTVIDALVDTDSVLELRREFGTGAITALVRIEGRPYGLVANNPAHLGGAIDADAADKMARFLQLCDAHGLPVVSLCDTPGFMVGPESEQTATVRHFSRLFVIASHLTVPITTIVLRKAYGLGAQAMAAGGFAQTTATVSWPTGEIGGMGLEGAVRLGFSKELAAIEDEQARAERYEELVAQHYEAGKAINGAMKLELDEVIDPADTRRWIVATLGDWSGEGSHRYVDTW